The following proteins are co-located in the Phragmites australis chromosome 10, lpPhrAust1.1, whole genome shotgun sequence genome:
- the LOC133930853 gene encoding uncharacterized protein LOC133930853 isoform X2 yields the protein MLHTRTLAHSTERTGQVVVVCACGLRHSLRHRPARSSGAPRTGAPLPPSRVGTHATFPPKSRPKPPNTNRSNSMPHPAAAMLRSPSSLLRISRRLQLQLHLLRPHTPRLPRPPLSTHPRFLSSSSPTSGVPGWATYDPLTDSLAPAAAIPSASASASDSETPAESDAWGVYDPVAGRIVMQGAPPPTPSSPNAADDEEESENESVKEKGRPSGGKGKVSWSAVAAPRKPGGKAGRQRVSYVCSNCGEGDSQWWGICPHCKEMGTLTKFVAGTDADSTEGSHHAVRSWIPQKSREMVPQSLLDVKKGMDQAEWRIPLMGSFGMEIARVLGGGVVPGSLILVGGDPGVGKSSLMLQLASNVVEGFKVEESSPVVYVSGEESIEQIGNRADRMSIKSKNLYLYSGTDLEDILDKIQPLSPKALIIDSIQTIYLRSFAGSAGNSSQIGHVTKTGDISGPRLLEHIVDVVLYMEGERCLSHRLLRSVKNRFGSTDELGVFEMAEFGLQAVLNPSEMFLTEHDSDSEILAGLAVAVVLDGSRTFAIEVQALCVSGSPCTGQVVGIPTSKADIIISVLMKQAGLKLQDNAIFLNVVSGFKLTETAGDLAIAASICSSFLEFPIPNDVAFIGEVGLGGELRTVPRMDKRVIAIAKLGYKKCVVPKTSEKLLKPLNLDIEILSCSNLKQVINTIFRPQG from the exons ATGCTGCACACTCGCACTCTGGCACACAGCACAGAGCGCACTGGTCAGGTCGTCGTTGTTTGCGCTTGCGGCTTGCGGCACAGCCTCAGACATCGGCCGGCCCGCTCCTCCGGAGCCCCGCGGACTGGCGCCCCCCTTCCCCCTTCCCGCGTCGGCACGCACGCCACATTTCCTCCAAAATCCCGGCCAAAACCCCCGAACACCAACCGCTCGAATTCCATGCCCCACCCCGCCGCCGCGATGCTCCGCTCGccctcctccctccttcgcATCTCTCGCCgcctccaactccaactccaccTCCTCCGACCCCATACCCCTCGCCTCCCTCGTCCCCCGCTCTCCACCCATCCccgcttcctctcctcctcctcgcccaccTCCGGCGTCCCGGGATGGGCCACCTACGACCCCCTCACCGACAGCCTCGCGCCCGCCGCGGCGATCCCTtccgcctccgcctcggccTCGGACTCCGAGACCCCTGCGGAGTCCGACGCATGGGGCGTCTACGACCCCGTCGCGGGCCGCATCGTCATGCAGGGCGCTCCGCCGCCGACTCCCTCGTCACCCAACGCCgctgacgacgaggaggagagtgagaatgagagcgtgaaggagaaggggaggcCGAGCGGCGGGAAGGGCAAGGTCAGCTGGTCGGCGGTGGCCGCGCCCAGGAAGCCCGGGGGGAAGGCGGGCAGGCAGAGGGTTTCCTACGTGTGCAGCAACTGCGGGGAGGGCGATTCGCAGTGGTGGGGCATTTGCCCCCACTGCAAGGAGATGGGGACCCTGACGAAGTTTGTCGCGGGGACTGACGCTGACTCCACGGAGGGCTCGCACCACGCGGTCCGGTCGTGGATTCCGCAGAAGAGCAGGGAGATGGTGCCGCAGAGCCTTCTGGACGTGAAGAAGGGGATGGACCAGGCGGAGTGGCGCATACCGCT GATGGGGAGCTTCGGGATGGAGATTGCTCGGGTGCTTGGAGGCGGCGTTGTTCCAG GCTCCTTGATTTTAGTCGGTGGGGATCCAGGTGTTGGCAAAAGTTCATTGATGTTACAG CTTGCTTCAAATGTAGTGGAGGGCTTCAAGGTCGAGGAGTCTTCTCCTGTTGTATATGTGTCTGGTGAGGAG AGTATTGAGCAAATTGGAAACAGGGCTGACCGGATGAGTATCAAGTCCAAAAACTTGTACCTCTACTCTGGTACGGATCTTGAG GATATCTTGGACAAAATACAACCGTTATCTCCAAAGGCTCTTATTATTGATTCAATTCAAACAATTTATCTGAGATCTTTTGCTGGAAGTGCTGGCAATTCGTCACAG ATTGGACATGTTACAAAAACTGGTGATATTTCTGGCCCTCGCCTCTTAGAGCACATAGTGGATGTTGTTCTATATATGGAG GGAGAGAGGTGCTTATCCCATCgattgttgaggtcggtgaagaaTCGTTTCGGTTCAACAGATGAG CTTGGTGTATTTGAAATGGCAGAATTTGGTCTGCAAGCTGTTCTGAATCCAAGCGAGATGTTCTTAACTGAACATGACTCTGATTCTGAAATTCTGGCCGGGCTTGCTGTAGCTGTTGTTTTAGATGGATCCAGGACCTTTGCTATTGAAGTTCAG GCATTGTGTGTTTCTGGTTCTCCTTGCACTGGACAAGTAGTTGGCATACCAACAAGCAAGGCTGATATTATAATCTCT GTTCTTATGAAGCAAGCGGGCCTAAAACTTCAGGATAAT GCTATTTTTCTGAATGTTGTCAGTGGCTTTAAGTTGACAGAGACGGCAGGAGATCTGGCCATAGCAGCTTCAATTTGCAGCAG TTTCTTGGAATTTCCTATCCCGAATGATGTTGCATTTATCGGAGAGGTCGGCCTCGGCGGTGAACTGAGAACT GTGCCAAGAATGGACAAGCGAGTTATAGCTATTGCGAAGTTGGGATACAAGAAATGTGTCGTTCCCAAGACCTCAGAGAAGTTGCTCAAACCACTTAATCTTGATATCGAGATTTTATCCTGCAGCAATCTGAAGCAGGTTATAAACACCATATTTAGGCCCCAAGGATGA
- the LOC133930853 gene encoding uncharacterized protein LOC133930853 isoform X1 — protein MLHTRTLAHSTERTGQVVVVCACGLRHSLRHRPARSSGAPRTGAPLPPSRVGTHATFPPKSRPKPPNTNRSNSMPHPAAAMLRSPSSLLRISRRLQLQLHLLRPHTPRLPRPPLSTHPRFLSSSSPTSGVPGWATYDPLTDSLAPAAAIPSASASASDSETPAESDAWGVYDPVAGRIVMQGAPPPTPSSPNAADDEEESENESVKEKGRPSGGKGKVSWSAVAAPRKPGGKAGRQRVSYVCSNCGEGDSQWWGICPHCKEMGTLTKFVAGTDADSTEGSHHAVRSWIPQKSREMVPQSLLDVKKGMDQAEWRIPLMGSFGMEIARVLGGGVVPGSLILVGGDPGVGKSSLMLQLASNVVEGFKVEESSPVVYVSGEESIEQIGNRADRMSIKSKNLYLYSGTDLEDILDKIQPLSPKALIIDSIQTIYLRSFAGSAGNSSQVKECTSALLRFAKLTNIPVFLIGHVTKTGDISGPRLLEHIVDVVLYMEGERCLSHRLLRSVKNRFGSTDELGVFEMAEFGLQAVLNPSEMFLTEHDSDSEILAGLAVAVVLDGSRTFAIEVQALCVSGSPCTGQVVGIPTSKADIIISVLMKQAGLKLQDNAIFLNVVSGFKLTETAGDLAIAASICSSFLEFPIPNDVAFIGEVGLGGELRTVPRMDKRVIAIAKLGYKKCVVPKTSEKLLKPLNLDIEILSCSNLKQVINTIFRPQG, from the exons ATGCTGCACACTCGCACTCTGGCACACAGCACAGAGCGCACTGGTCAGGTCGTCGTTGTTTGCGCTTGCGGCTTGCGGCACAGCCTCAGACATCGGCCGGCCCGCTCCTCCGGAGCCCCGCGGACTGGCGCCCCCCTTCCCCCTTCCCGCGTCGGCACGCACGCCACATTTCCTCCAAAATCCCGGCCAAAACCCCCGAACACCAACCGCTCGAATTCCATGCCCCACCCCGCCGCCGCGATGCTCCGCTCGccctcctccctccttcgcATCTCTCGCCgcctccaactccaactccaccTCCTCCGACCCCATACCCCTCGCCTCCCTCGTCCCCCGCTCTCCACCCATCCccgcttcctctcctcctcctcgcccaccTCCGGCGTCCCGGGATGGGCCACCTACGACCCCCTCACCGACAGCCTCGCGCCCGCCGCGGCGATCCCTtccgcctccgcctcggccTCGGACTCCGAGACCCCTGCGGAGTCCGACGCATGGGGCGTCTACGACCCCGTCGCGGGCCGCATCGTCATGCAGGGCGCTCCGCCGCCGACTCCCTCGTCACCCAACGCCgctgacgacgaggaggagagtgagaatgagagcgtgaaggagaaggggaggcCGAGCGGCGGGAAGGGCAAGGTCAGCTGGTCGGCGGTGGCCGCGCCCAGGAAGCCCGGGGGGAAGGCGGGCAGGCAGAGGGTTTCCTACGTGTGCAGCAACTGCGGGGAGGGCGATTCGCAGTGGTGGGGCATTTGCCCCCACTGCAAGGAGATGGGGACCCTGACGAAGTTTGTCGCGGGGACTGACGCTGACTCCACGGAGGGCTCGCACCACGCGGTCCGGTCGTGGATTCCGCAGAAGAGCAGGGAGATGGTGCCGCAGAGCCTTCTGGACGTGAAGAAGGGGATGGACCAGGCGGAGTGGCGCATACCGCT GATGGGGAGCTTCGGGATGGAGATTGCTCGGGTGCTTGGAGGCGGCGTTGTTCCAG GCTCCTTGATTTTAGTCGGTGGGGATCCAGGTGTTGGCAAAAGTTCATTGATGTTACAG CTTGCTTCAAATGTAGTGGAGGGCTTCAAGGTCGAGGAGTCTTCTCCTGTTGTATATGTGTCTGGTGAGGAG AGTATTGAGCAAATTGGAAACAGGGCTGACCGGATGAGTATCAAGTCCAAAAACTTGTACCTCTACTCTGGTACGGATCTTGAG GATATCTTGGACAAAATACAACCGTTATCTCCAAAGGCTCTTATTATTGATTCAATTCAAACAATTTATCTGAGATCTTTTGCTGGAAGTGCTGGCAATTCGTCACAG GTCAAGGAATGCACCTCCGCCTTGTTAAGATTTGCAAAATTGACCAATATCCCTGTTTTCTTG ATTGGACATGTTACAAAAACTGGTGATATTTCTGGCCCTCGCCTCTTAGAGCACATAGTGGATGTTGTTCTATATATGGAG GGAGAGAGGTGCTTATCCCATCgattgttgaggtcggtgaagaaTCGTTTCGGTTCAACAGATGAG CTTGGTGTATTTGAAATGGCAGAATTTGGTCTGCAAGCTGTTCTGAATCCAAGCGAGATGTTCTTAACTGAACATGACTCTGATTCTGAAATTCTGGCCGGGCTTGCTGTAGCTGTTGTTTTAGATGGATCCAGGACCTTTGCTATTGAAGTTCAG GCATTGTGTGTTTCTGGTTCTCCTTGCACTGGACAAGTAGTTGGCATACCAACAAGCAAGGCTGATATTATAATCTCT GTTCTTATGAAGCAAGCGGGCCTAAAACTTCAGGATAAT GCTATTTTTCTGAATGTTGTCAGTGGCTTTAAGTTGACAGAGACGGCAGGAGATCTGGCCATAGCAGCTTCAATTTGCAGCAG TTTCTTGGAATTTCCTATCCCGAATGATGTTGCATTTATCGGAGAGGTCGGCCTCGGCGGTGAACTGAGAACT GTGCCAAGAATGGACAAGCGAGTTATAGCTATTGCGAAGTTGGGATACAAGAAATGTGTCGTTCCCAAGACCTCAGAGAAGTTGCTCAAACCACTTAATCTTGATATCGAGATTTTATCCTGCAGCAATCTGAAGCAGGTTATAAACACCATATTTAGGCCCCAAGGATGA
- the LOC133930854 gene encoding uncharacterized protein LOC133930854, whose amino-acid sequence MALAAIYSLFIINKSGGLIYYKDYGSAGRMDTNDSLRLASLWHSMNAIAQQLSPTPGCTGIDLLQAHNFDLHCFQSLTGTIFFVVCETGAPNMEILLKVIYELYTDFVLKNPFYEIEMPIRCELFDLNLAQVIQKDRVALLGR is encoded by the exons ATGGCGCTAGCTGCAATCTACAGCCTTTTCATCATTAACAAGTCTGGTGGCCTTATATACTACAAG GACTATGGTTCAGCAGGGAGGATGGACACCAATGACAGTCTACGCTTGGCAAGTCTCTGGCATTCAATGAACGCTATTGCCCAGCAGCTTTCCCCTACCCCTGGCTGTACCGGCATTGACCTCCTACAAGCCCACAACTTCGACCTCCATTGCTTCCAATCCCTTACAG ggacaattttttttgttgtatgCGAAACTGGCGCTCCAAACATGGAAATTCTGCTGAAAGTGATCTACGAGTTGTACACGGATTTTGTTTTGAAGAACCCTTTCTATGAGATAGAGATGCCAATTCGTTGTGAGCTTTTCGATCTCAACCTAGCTCAGGTGATCCAGAAGGACCGTGTCGCACTTCTTGGTCGGTGA
- the LOC133930855 gene encoding uncharacterized protein LOC133930855, whose translation MARHAVALLLAVALLAAVSLHPATAAGQKKPATAARREDIPYIRCQVCERIAREISAQVAKKQQALPPSKKVPEIEIIEIAENVCNLKKQEADWMLRIDIVEKGDKLELVEQDEEGHCNAECKTIERACQEVMGYADTDVAEFVYKNKPSVDQLMKFLCKDLSKACAKDPPPVPKDRVPGDPFAAKPSKDAEMEKILRSMEGMPGAPSMKMYSRDDLMKNNFGAEEDEEEDDEDEEDNFSKNLGKVLKDKGSQKKDLKQQVVQQFKDTSKKLKGNVNKVSKMVKKWWQGTKKPAKSGKSKTEL comes from the exons ATGGCGAGACACGCCGTCGCCTTGCTCTTGGCCGTCGCCTTGCTTGCGGCCGTCTCCCTGCACCCGGCCACCGCGGCGGGGCAGAAGAAGCCGGCGACGGCCGCGAGGAGGGAGGACATCCCCTACATCCGGTGCCAGGTGTGCGAGCGGATCGCGCGCGAGATCTCCGCGCAAGTCGCCAAGAAGCAGCAGGCGCTCCCGCCCTCCAAGAAG GTGCCGGAGATCGAGATCATCGAGATCGCCGAGAATGTGTGCAACCTGAAGAAGCAGGAGGCGGACTGGATGCTCCGGATCGATATCGTCGAGAAAGGCGACAAGCTGGAG CTTGTTGAGCAAGACGAAGAAGGGCATTGTAACGCAGAATGCAAGACCATTGAACGTGCATGCCAGGAG GTGATGGGGTATGCTGATACTGATGTTGCTGAGTTTGTCTACAAAAACAAGCCCTCAGTAGACCAACTGATGAAATTTCTCTGCAAAGATCTTTCCAAAGCATGTGCCAAGGACCCACCACCAGTGCCGAAA GATCGGGTCCCTGGAGATCCATTTGCCGCAAAGCCTTCGAAAGATGCTGAGATGGAAAAGATATTAAGATCAATGGAG GGCATGCCGGGAGCCCCGAGCATGAAGATGTACTCTAGAGACGATCTGATGAAAAACAACTTCGGGgctgaagaggatgaggaggaggatgatgaagatgaggaggacAACTTCTCGAAGAACTTG GGAAAAGTTCTAAAAGACAAGGGTTCTCAAAAGAAAGATTTGAAACAGCAAGTCGTGCAACAGTTTAAGGATACCAGCAAAAAATTGAAAGGGAACGTAAACAAGGTGTCTAAAATGGTAAAGAAATGGTGGCAAGGGACGAAGAAGCCTGCAAAATCTGGCAAAAGCAAAACTGAACTGTGA
- the LOC133930275 gene encoding uncharacterized protein LOC133930275 — MARWLQPSPPDGAHPFGHDAIALSFFVACVAATVALVSSMCSACGRKPKAASQATPATAGLGSVSDGHADTEEEEAVVTLSPELATHGPIAPVALPSSTSKRRLSISLSKNLSMNIPDKLRLSRRERKEHKVESEDTLWKKGIILGEKCKIPGERDGEAGDGVDPADEIAAGSFRRSSYSRPMSRSSSFAMHQQHDASALQASHT, encoded by the coding sequence ATGGCAAGGTGGCTGCAGCCGTCGCCGCCGGACGGCGCGCACCCCTTCGGCCACGACGCCATCGCGCTGTCCTTCTTCGTTGCGTGCGTGGCCGCCACGGTCGCGCTGGTGTCGTCCATGTGCTCGGCGTGCGGCCGCAAGCCTAAGGCGGCCAGCCAAGCGACGCCCGCCACGGCCGGGCTGGGCTCCGTCTCCGACGGCCACGCCgacaccgaggaggaggaggcggtggtgacgCTGTCGCCGGAGCTGGCGACGCATGGGCCTATCGCGCCGGTGGCGCTGCCGTCGTCGACTTCGAAGCGGCGTCTGTCCATCAGCCTGAGCAAGAACCTGAGCATGAACATCCCGGACAAGCTGCGGCTGAGCCGGCGGGAGCGCAAGGAGCACAAGGTGGAGTCGGAGGACACGCTGTGGAAGAAGGGTATCATCCTCGGGGAGAAGTGCAAGATCCCCGGGGAGAGGGATGGAGAGGCCGGTGACGGCGTGGACCCCGCCGACGAGATCGCCGCCGGGAGCTTCCGGCGGTCGAGCTACTCGCGGCCGATGTCGCGGTCGAGCTCGTTCGCCATGCACCAGCAGCACGACGCCTCCGCCTTGCAGGCATCGCATACTTGA